TCGGGCAAGGAGAAAGCATTGGGCTTAGAAGAAGATGTTGTTTCGGCATTACAGGAAACCCATGAGGAAGTGGCAGTGCGGTATACAGAAAAAGAGGGCGACGCGACAACGTTTGCCAAAGAAGCTTGCGAGGAGAAGCTCGACACCGTGATCGCCTTAGGTGGCGACGGAACGGTGAACGAAGCAATCAATGGTCTCGCTGAGCAGAGCCATTCGCCGACATTTGGCTTTCTGCCTTTAGGCACGGTCAATGATTTCGCCCGTGCGTTGAAGTTGCCAATGGTTCCTAAGAAGGCTATCGAAGTCTTGAAGGCTAATCACACAAAACGCGTCGATATTGGAAAAATTGACGGCCGTTACTTTATGAACGTCCTTGCTGTTGGAGCAATTGCAGAACTGGTGTATGAAGTGACGCCAGAGCAAAAATCTAAATTTGGGCCATTCGCCTATTTTATTGAAGGAGCGAAGGCACTAAAGGAAAAAACGCCATTTAATTTATCGATTACCTACGATGACAACACTTGGAATGGAGAAGCCTACGTTATGCTCGTGGCGCTAACCAACTCGGTCGCGGGATTTGAAACGTTTGCCGAGCAGGCGAAGGTGAACGATGGGTATTTTCATGTGTTTGTTTTAAAGGACTTATCGATTCAATCTATGATGAAGCTAGTGCCTGATTTATTGCGTGGGGAGTTGGAAGGCAATGATCAAATTGACTACTTCCGGGCCGCCTCACTTAAGGTAGAGTCTAGCATGGATCTTGTCGTGAATATTGATGGCGACGAAGGTGTTCCACTGCCTTTTACGGCCGATGTCCTTCATAATGCACTGCATATTCTTGTTTCTTCCGAAGAATAAATGGTCTTGGCTTGGCACCTTACATTGTTTTGTTGGAGGAGAAGCCTGTCGAATTTATAAGAGATTATGTCATGTACGCTGCTGTTTTCGGGATGTTTAGCGTGAGTTGGTTTGGTTGGGCGCAGGAGAATCCTAAAAAAAGCTGGCGGGTGCCTCTAGGCATTGCGTCAGGTCTCGGTTTCATCGTTTGTGGCATTGGCATCTATTTGAGCATTGGCCATTGGGGTGAAGCGACGGCGTTATCAGACCCTGAGGCCTTTACAAACTACGTGACCTTTGTTTGGATTGAGTTTGTTTTAGCCGCAGTAGGCGCCATCGTTTTGTTGGTGAAAAAGCACAAGGAGTACATGGCACCGTGGATTGCTTTTGTCGTAGGCGTTCATTTTATTTGGCTCAAGGCAGTGTTTCAGGACCCGAGTCTTTATGTGCTTGCGGGGCTGCTCATCATCGTGTCCATTGTAGCTATACCCATTTCAAAAAGGATGCAGGTTGCGAGTAGTGCGATTACAGGCATCGGTGCCGGGACGTCGTTGTTTGCTTTTGCTATCCTAGGTCTCCTACGGTTTTTTAATGTGTCTTAAATATGATCACTCAAATGAAAATCCAGCTCTTTTATAGACGCTGGATTTTTCGTGTGTCTGCTAAGCGATTGAATATCTGGCTCAAGTGAGTAGGCTTATTGAAAATGATGAATCTGTACCTTCCCCCAGATGCTTTGCCAATTCTTCTTTACGACCCGCTCCTCATACATTTTGGCCCCATTATCAGTTTCTTCAAAAGAAGGTGTTGGTTTTACTACCATATGTAACACATCTTCAAGTCCCCAAGGCGCTGTTAAAACAACGTTATTATGATTGTCCAATGTAAGCCCTAGTGCAGACGCCGTTTCAGGGAACTTTGAAATCGCATCGACTGAAGAAGAGTACGGCTCGTTGTGATTGACAAGGTGCATTCTTGCTTCGTTTTTAACGGACCAGGGAATTTGAGGATCCATTTCTTTAAGCTTTTGTTCGAGCTGCTTTTCTATGTTTTCATCGAGATTGCTTTGATCAAAGTAAATCACATCAACATCAGCCATTGGTGTCCGTTCAGTAAAACCATGAAGTGTATCCCAAATCTTTGAACGAACAAAACCCGCAACGATCCACCATTCAGGCAGATTTAGTGATTTGGCGCTCAATAAGATGTTCATCATCCATTCATCGTTTTTCACAAGGTGGATGATATTTTGCTCATTATCCAGTCTCAAAACGATCACCCCTCCCGAACGTGTATTCTAATTATAGTGGATTGCCATAGAAATGAAAGGTATTTCATGGATAAAATAATGTAATTCATTTCCTTATGCTTAGAACTTGCTTCTCTAATCATTATTTTCTGGAGTCAACCAAGCGACGTTTAGCTTGGAATGTCTTTGGATACCTCAATTCACTTACTTTTGCTCCTCCATAATAATAGGAAAAATGAACATTGCTTTTTGAATGGAATTAGGATAATTGATACACTTAATTACAGTAGTAAATCTCTTTCTCCTCCTCATTGATAGGGTTTTTGAGCTCCGTCGTGTCTTGGTCCGAGATGTTTTAGCACTGAGTCTTAGGCACCATTTGTAAAAAAAATGAACCAAACATCACATGCTCTTCGTAATACTTAAAAATGACGGGGGTGAATTGTTGAGTATTTTAAAACGTTTCCAAACCATTATGAACAGCAACATTCATGCGTTAATAGACCGATCAGATGATCCAGATAAGATCATTAAAGAGGCGCTAAACAGCTTACGTCAAGACCTTGGAAGTGTTAAATCAGAGACTTCGGCAATAGAGGCGCAGACAAGGCGTGCGCAAAGAGCGTTGA
This genomic stretch from Aureibacillus halotolerans harbors:
- a CDS encoding nucleotidyltransferase family protein yields the protein MRLDNEQNIIHLVKNDEWMMNILLSAKSLNLPEWWIVAGFVRSKIWDTLHGFTERTPMADVDVIYFDQSNLDENIEKQLEQKLKEMDPQIPWSVKNEARMHLVNHNEPYSSSVDAISKFPETASALGLTLDNHNNVVLTAPWGLEDVLHMVVKPTPSFEETDNGAKMYEERVVKKNWQSIWGKVQIHHFQ
- a CDS encoding diacylglycerol/lipid kinase family protein, encoding MKKALVIINPSSGKEKALGLEEDVVSALQETHEEVAVRYTEKEGDATTFAKEACEEKLDTVIALGGDGTVNEAINGLAEQSHSPTFGFLPLGTVNDFARALKLPMVPKKAIEVLKANHTKRVDIGKIDGRYFMNVLAVGAIAELVYEVTPEQKSKFGPFAYFIEGAKALKEKTPFNLSITYDDNTWNGEAYVMLVALTNSVAGFETFAEQAKVNDGYFHVFVLKDLSIQSMMKLVPDLLRGELEGNDQIDYFRAASLKVESSMDLVVNIDGDEGVPLPFTADVLHNALHILVSSEE